In Tachysurus vachellii isolate PV-2020 chromosome 24, HZAU_Pvac_v1, whole genome shotgun sequence, the sequence TGTGGCTAACATACAGCAGCTTTATGCTAAGTGTTTAAAGCTAAGTGTTTAAAGCTAAGTGTTTAAAGCTAAGTGTTTAAAGCTAAGTGTTTAAAGCTAAGTGTTTAAAGCTAAGTGTTTAAAGCTAAGTGTTTAAAGCTAAGTGACAGTGTGCTGCTGAACAGTAACAAGCACTAGCTGAAAATCTCGAGTGTTAAACAGATTCAAGCTCAAAACAAAATTCAGCAGctatttcaccaaaaaaaaaaaagagctttattAAATTGAATACACTCCGTTTAATATCATTTAACTTGGTGATCTCAAGTAGAGCCATAAAAACTTTTATAAAAAGACAGATGAAAGAGAAAATGGTGTTTTTTAGAAAACTCaaggaaaaaacatttaaacagagaAAAGCATTTACATGATACAGCAGACGAGGAACGTGTTCACATCAAAAGCTTTCCCTCCTCACGAGacgaaaagaaagagagagagagaggacagacgGAGGGGAACGTGTACAGTTTGGAAAGAACGAGTGTCTGCAAGCACACAGTCCGGTGTGGTGTGTTAGCGGACGGAGGATGTGGTGGTGCTTTTAGAGGCCAGAAGTTTCTCCACCATGCTGCGGGCGTAGCGCAGGCGTGAGGCGAGCTCCTTACAGCAGCCGAACTCCTCAATCAGACTCATCTTATAGGTGCAGAATTCACGTCGCTCGTTAATGTAAGTCACGGCACCCATGAGGGGACACACGATCAGCTTGGTGTGGTCCTACAACCACGAGGGAGAAACATTTCACATGAGACGAACAAAACCTAACATTCTAGAGTTAATTCATGTAGTAAAACCTCTGACAAAGACACGGAAAAAATGTTCTGAAATTCTTCATTAGAATCAAAACTCTGACTCAATGCACATTAACTCTACATGACTCACTgaatcacatcacatcagaaCTGAATCAACATTGGGGACGAATAGAGAGTCAAATTAAATCAGTAGTGACTTGGGGGTGAATCGGATCATACATTAGTTCTTCTTTGAAACGGCCCCTAACTACATAACCCCTGTGAATGAAATGAACACACGTGACACGTTGAGATTTGTCCTTTCAGTGTGACAGCAGTACAAACCTGGAAGAAGTTGATCTGCACCGTGCCGTTGCTCAGGTGGAGCACGATGGCGCTCTTGGTGCGGAACCAGTGGCGCAGGTAAGGCAGGCGCGTGAGCTCGTCTCCGTCACGCGGCGTGATGTTAGCGCCTGCCTTCAACAAGTGCTCGCTCATGTAGTTCCTGAAATACTTCATGAGTGTGATCTAAAGCACAGAGGGGTGGAACAAACATCTCTTAAAGAACAGAGAGGGCTTTATGTTCTGAATTCAGTAAGGAACAAATAACCCGTGTGCCGTTACAGGACATTAATCAGTGACGTACCTTCTTGGAGAGAGCAGAAGGGTAAGAGCCCACGCTGAGGTAAGACTCTGCCCCACCGCGGTCGATATACTGCAGACTGTCTCCGTCTTCATACATGATCAAGCGAGTGGAGTCGTTGAACAAAACGCCGACACTGTTATCAGACAACTGGTATCCTGTGGTGAGGAGAAGACGCTCAGGTTTACAAAGCAGAGTTCAGAAGAGAACCGAGCACAAAAACAAGCTGGTGTTCTTTATTCAGAGGGGCTCAATATTCTGTGCAACATCATTACTTCACTACTTGTTCCATCTTCTCTGCTGATTTGAATCTTTACAATGTATTTGtagaaatcaagaaaaaaaaaaaaattcaagtcaagaagattaatttaaaatatattaaaataattctggcctgaatcaataataaaagcttcaggAGCTTCAGCGTTCAGTTTCTTTGTGATTCAGACGAACaggctactgtgtgtgtgtgtgtgtgtgtgtgtgtgtgtgtgtgtgtgtgtgtgtggttacctAGGCCATATTTATCAGAGTAATCGACCCATTTGCTGATCCAGAAGATGGGGATGCAGGCCGGGTCCTCAGCTTCCTCTGTTAGAAAAGAAGGGTCATGAGTTCAGTCTACACTCAGATACACAGCTGTAAGACTTGGAAGGCACTTTGAAGACGTTACCTTGCCGTACGAACTCCCTCTCAGACGGTCTGGCTGCGTTTAAGCTGGTCAACTGTTGCAGCATGTCGACCAGGTGACAGTCGGGCTGTTCTGATCCGTCTCTGAAGCAGGAGAACCGGGTTAGGATTAGTTTGAGAGGATCATTTACTGAGTTCTGGAGCACTCTGAGGAAAACAGAAGGGGTGctgagcaaaaaaataaaaggaaatgcaGAAACCTGCCGAAATCTGACCTTTGCAGGGGCTCATCTTTCAGCGGCTGCTCCACCTTTCCCATTTTCTCAATTGGACTGTCAGTTTCTGTCATTTAATCACAAGAACACACTCAGAGTCCACTACAGGCTTAAAAATCAGAGTGTGTTACACTCAGTAAGCAGGAGCaagccactgtgtgtgtgtgtgtgtgtgtgtgtgtgtgtgtgtgtgtacctttatTCAAAGCAGAGAGAGGTTTTCGGTGCAGGCCAGCCTCCAGACTGGAGGGGGCGATAGAGAACCTCGGTGGGACAGTGAGGCAGGACGTTGGGAGTCTCAGAGGAACATAACCCGAGGTGAAGAACTCATCTGACAGCAGGTTGGCGACAGAGGGGCGGAGCGTGGGGTCAGCGTGCAGCATCCGCCGGATTAGTGCCGTAGCTACGGGGTTAATGTGCTGCAGAAAGAGTGAGGGACGTTTCAgtcaatacaataaaaaaaaagaaaagaatctcaACATGtaaattaaagagaaaaccAAACCCAAATCATTAAAGCACAGCCATGCCGCTCACCCTGGGAATGGTGTACTCGTTCTTTTTGATGCGGACGTACGTCTCCTTCAGACACGACGTCTCAAATGGCGGCTTCCCTACCAGCAGCGTGTACCTGAGATACGACGGGATTTAATCAGAAACCATCTCATGATCAGCCATCTAAACAATTTCAGGAGACAGCGGTGTTAGCAGTACGTACAGAATGCAGCCCAGTGACCACACATCCACCTCAAAACTGTGACCTTTCTTGCACAGCACCTCGGGGGCGATGTAGTTAGGAGTTCCACACAGTGTCTTCTTCCTCTCGCCGTCAAACTCGATCTTGGTGGCCAAACCGAAGTCACCTGAGAAACAAGAAGGTTATAGGACTGTATGTGATAACTTTTGGTAACTCTTTTTAGCTCAGATTTCTTTGATGTCATTTTCTACTGGCTTTTTGGTTAAGTGCTGATTGGTGCGTCAGTCGGTGCCCATGTACAGATCTACAGGATTCCTGTTTACAGATCACAGGACTAACATTAAGGTTGCTCACCAATCTTAACCTCCATGTCATCGTTCAGGAACAGGTTTCCCAGTTTCAGGTCCCGGTGGATGACCCTGTTGTTGTGGAGGTAGTGGACACCCTGGATGGTCTGACGCACAAAGTATCTGGCCTCAGGTTCAGTCACAGCCTTCCTGCGTTTGTGAAGCTCCAGAAGGGACtgaaaatacaaacagaaaataagTTCAGATCACAACGTGGATCAGTgggtcattattttattatttaacggTATTTATTACCAAAAGTTTACAGATAGAAAAGAGATCAAATCgacaaacattaataaattaaagacttcacactaaaataaaataaaactgatgacGTCAACAAAACAGTTTCAGACaaattttacaatattaaaaaattgttaattagttaagaaaaaaaaaaaaaaagtatggggaaaacagtaaaaactatttttataagcgtttatttattagaattatttttattgaattagAAACAGACATCAATTAACAAActtaacacaaatacaaaatatgcTGGGGgggaaagtaaaaaataaaatattaaatataataaatagattttttactatataaatatagattttcTAAGTTTTCAGTGCCTTTtgctttaaggacaatcttatAGAATCAATATAAAagttcaatttctttttttaaatgactttattcAAACCAGTGCTGGTGACGTC encodes:
- the plk1 gene encoding serine/threonine-protein kinase PLK1, with protein sequence MSAGMAKVVKPSSHVDPKSAPLKEIPDILVDPRTMKRYMRGRFLGKGGFAKCYEITDMDTKEVFAGKVVPKSLLMKPHQKEKMSTEIAIHKSLDNPHVVGFHGFFEDDDFVFVVLEICRRRSLLELHKRRKAVTEPEARYFVRQTIQGVHYLHNNRVIHRDLKLGNLFLNDDMEVKIGDFGLATKIEFDGERKKTLCGTPNYIAPEVLCKKGHSFEVDVWSLGCILYTLLVGKPPFETSCLKETYVRIKKNEYTIPRHINPVATALIRRMLHADPTLRPSVANLLSDEFFTSGYVPLRLPTSCLTVPPRFSIAPSSLEAGLHRKPLSALNKETDSPIEKMGKVEQPLKDEPLQRDGSEQPDCHLVDMLQQLTSLNAARPSEREFVRQEEAEDPACIPIFWISKWVDYSDKYGLGYQLSDNSVGVLFNDSTRLIMYEDGDSLQYIDRGGAESYLSVGSYPSALSKKITLMKYFRNYMSEHLLKAGANITPRDGDELTRLPYLRHWFRTKSAIVLHLSNGTVQINFFQDHTKLIVCPLMGAVTYINERREFCTYKMSLIEEFGCCKELASRLRYARSMVEKLLASKSTTTSSVR